A segment of the Brevibacterium zhoupengii genome:
GACGAGGACAGTCCTGCACCGACTGGCACCGTCGACTCGATATAGAGGTCGATGCCGCCGACAACCGTGCTTGTCGTCTTGGCGATCTCATCGACGACACCCGCAGGATGGTTGAGCCACGCTGGAAGAACTCCGGGCACGAGGTCCTCGGCGATGAACTGGCCTGTGAGTCGCTGGCCCCGATCGTCTCGATGGTCGGAGACGATGCGGATACTGTTCTCATGGGCTGGCGGTGCCGCGGTTCCACATCCGTGAGCGTCCGCATGGCTTTCAGTGCGTCGTCCGATGGCCACCTGCACAGCCCGGTCAATGGCGATGGGCAGGACGAATCCGTCGTTGTAGTCGGTGTGCTCGCCGATGAGGTTGACGCGTCCTGGGGCACGAAAGCAGTCGAGTGGCTGATAGCCGAAGAGCGCTTGGAACTCGGCACGCAGACTCTGCCCGACAGAAGTGTGAGTCGCGTTCATCGGTGACCGTCCTCGTTCGTCGTAGTTGCCTCGCGCATCGAGTCTGCCGACCGCGGTTGCACGTTGCGCAACCTTGCTGCGGTCTCCTCGGCGGAGACGTCTCCGACGAAGGCGCCCATGGCCGCTTCGGACCCGGCGAGGAACTTCAGCTTGTTCTCGGCACGCCTGGGGCTGGTGATCTCCAGATGCAGCCACTCTGCGGCGCGGTCCTCACAGTTGACCGGCGCCTGATGCCAGGCCGCGATGTAGGGAGTCGGTGTGGAGTACAGGCCGTCGATCCTTCGCAGGGTCTCCGGGTAGATGCGAGCGAGGTCCTCGCGTTCGGTCTCGTCGAGTTCGTCGATGCTCAGCACCTGCCGATGCGGGACGATATGGACTTCGACCGGCCATCGAGCCGCATAGGGCACGAAGGCAGAGAAGTGGGCGGAGTCGAGAACCATCCGCTCGCCGGATCGGCGTTCGAAGGCGAGGATGTCGGCCATCAGTGTTCGGCCCGTCTCACGTCTGTGTTGGACCGCCCGGGCCGAGGTGACCTTGGTGTGTGGAGTGACATAGGGATAGGCGTAGATCTGGCCGTGTGGATGATTCATCGTCACGCCGATCTCCTCGCCCCGGTTCTCGAACACGAAAATCTGCTCGATCCCTACGCAGGAGGCGAGCTCACGCGTCCGATTCGCCCAGGCGTCGATGAC
Coding sequences within it:
- the galT gene encoding galactose-1-phosphate uridylyltransferase; the protein is MNTQIRRNTLADGREILFFHDTDSPAAPLAEDQRPAEPRPTGGQLRFDLLTGEWVAVATHRQSRTHLPIAAECPLCPSAPGRPTEIPAADYEVVVFENRFPSLGPGIGAVSADPSHTFAEVASETALRAPAHGRCEVVVFSSEHNGSFADLDTARARTVIDAWANRTRELASCVGIEQIFVFENRGEEIGVTMNHPHGQIYAYPYVTPHTKVTSARAVQHRRETGRTLMADILAFERRSGERMVLDSAHFSAFVPYAARWPVEVHIVPHRQVLSIDELDETEREDLARIYPETLRRIDGLYSTPTPYIAAWHQAPVNCEDRAAEWLHLEITSPRRAENKLKFLAGSEAAMGAFVGDVSAEETAARLRNVQPRSADSMREATTTNEDGHR